One Pomacea canaliculata isolate SZHN2017 linkage group LG9, ASM307304v1, whole genome shotgun sequence DNA segment encodes these proteins:
- the LOC112571688 gene encoding serine/threonine-protein kinase greatwall-like isoform X1, whose amino-acid sequence MGVRFEFLTGLPPFNDETPELVFANILNRSLSAFSILTFRNAISWPNIMDALGVEAQEAINLLLTMDPQQLPGAVEVKAMAIFFNLDWDRILETEPAFIPHPDNDMDTSYFDPKNTLQQLKISAVDL is encoded by the exons ATGGGAGTACGTTTTGAGTTTTTGACAGGACTTCCACCCTTCAATGATGAGACTCCAGAGCTAGTGTTTGCCAACATTCTCAACAGAAGTTTGTCTGCTTTCAGCATTCTTACTTTTAGAAATG CAATTTCCTGGCCTAACATCATGGACGCGCTGGGTGTGGAGGCGCAGGAAGCCATCAACCTGCTACTCACCATGGACCCTCAGCAACTGCCAGGTGCTGTTG AAGTTAAAGCAATGGCCATTTTCTTCAACCTGGATTGGGACAGAATACTGGAAACAGAGCCTGCTTTTATTCCACACCCTGACAATGACATGGACACGTCATACTTTGACC CAAAAAACACATTGCAGCAATTAAAAATATCTGCAGTTGATCTGTGA
- the LOC112571688 gene encoding serine/threonine-protein kinase greatwall-like isoform X3, with amino-acid sequence MGVRFEFLTGLPPFNDETPELVFANILNRTISWPNIMDALGVEAQEAINLLLTMDPQQLPGAVEVKAMAIFFNLDWDRILETEPAFIPHPDNDMDTSYFDPKNTLQQLKISAVDL; translated from the exons ATGGGAGTACGTTTTGAGTTTTTGACAGGACTTCCACCCTTCAATGATGAGACTCCAGAGCTAGTGTTTGCCAACATTCTCAACAGAA CAATTTCCTGGCCTAACATCATGGACGCGCTGGGTGTGGAGGCGCAGGAAGCCATCAACCTGCTACTCACCATGGACCCTCAGCAACTGCCAGGTGCTGTTG AAGTTAAAGCAATGGCCATTTTCTTCAACCTGGATTGGGACAGAATACTGGAAACAGAGCCTGCTTTTATTCCACACCCTGACAATGACATGGACACGTCATACTTTGACC CAAAAAACACATTGCAGCAATTAAAAATATCTGCAGTTGATCTGTGA